Proteins encoded together in one Lachnospiraceae bacterium JLR.KK008 window:
- a CDS encoding ParB/RepB/Spo0J family partition protein codes for MEQTGKKSICGIFGHNVQTENVKISELHDFQGHPFKVEHDMQLFELSKSIEEKGVLVPLIVRPNPIGSGYEIVAGHRRKAASEWAGIDTVPVMIVQMDDAEATITMVDSNLQREHIKPSEKAYAYKMKLEAMKQQGKKITEPMSQVGTKLLKNVGETGKPVLRSDELLAKQVGESRNQIARYIRLTNLIPKILDMVDEGKIAFTIAVELSYLKEEEQYELHAVMDLEQCTPSLSQANRMKRLSQSKGIDMDKMYDILGEEKANQREQIKIRADSLSQYFPADFTPKQKVELIEKLVRDWHEKQTGIHNRSAKRVEKSR; via the coding sequence ATGGAGCAGACTGGCAAAAAGAGTATATGTGGGATTTTCGGCCACAATGTACAGACAGAAAATGTAAAGATCAGCGAACTGCATGATTTTCAGGGGCATCCGTTCAAGGTAGAGCATGATATGCAGCTCTTTGAATTATCGAAGAGTATTGAGGAGAAGGGCGTACTTGTTCCCTTGATTGTAAGACCAAACCCAATTGGATCAGGGTATGAAATCGTTGCAGGGCACAGAAGAAAAGCAGCCAGCGAATGGGCAGGTATAGACACGGTTCCTGTGATGATTGTGCAGATGGATGATGCAGAAGCAACGATAACGATGGTGGATAGTAATTTACAGCGCGAGCATATCAAGCCTAGTGAGAAAGCTTATGCCTATAAAATGAAGCTGGAAGCCATGAAGCAGCAGGGAAAGAAAATTACTGAACCTATGTCTCAAGTTGGGACGAAGCTGTTAAAGAATGTGGGAGAAACCGGAAAGCCCGTACTTCGTTCGGATGAGCTTTTAGCAAAACAGGTTGGGGAGAGCCGGAACCAGATTGCAAGGTATATCCGTCTGACAAATCTTATTCCCAAGATTCTTGATATGGTGGATGAAGGGAAAATAGCGTTTACTATAGCGGTGGAACTTTCTTATCTGAAGGAAGAGGAGCAGTATGAGCTTCATGCGGTAATGGATTTGGAGCAGTGTACGCCGTCTCTTTCACAGGCAAACAGGATGAAACGCCTGAGTCAGTCAAAGGGGATTGATATGGATAAAATGTATGATATTTTGGGAGAGGAAAAAGCAAATCAGAGAGAACAGATTAAAATTAGGGCAGATTCGTTATCGCAGTATTTTCCCGCAGATTTCACACCAAAGCAGAAAGTGGAACTGATAGAAAAATTGGTCAGGGATTGGCATGAAAAACAAACAGGTATTCATAATCGTTCAGCTAAAAGAGTGGAAAAATCACGATAG
- a CDS encoding TnpV protein, with protein sequence MGRQKKELSIFEQMGGTYTEKDGILYPNIRIGEEETEAMQNTFSGKYGDLWKKYLKENQPERYYHLVHLGQLRQKAAEINEEANELLERIMQKYLQKH encoded by the coding sequence ATGGGTAGGCAGAAAAAAGAATTATCAATATTTGAACAAATGGGTGGCACTTACACAGAAAAAGACGGTATCTTATATCCCAATATCCGTATTGGCGAAGAAGAAACAGAAGCAATGCAGAATACCTTTTCAGGAAAATACGGAGATTTATGGAAAAAGTATCTGAAAGAAAACCAGCCGGAAAGATATTATCATTTGGTTCATTTAGGGCAGTTGAGACAAAAAGCGGCAGAAATCAATGAAGAAGCAAATGAATTGCTGGAAAGGATTATGCAAAAGTATTTACAGAAGCATTAA
- a CDS encoding ParM/StbA family protein translates to MANIREYNMNGTLILGIDHGYGNIKTAHRVFPTALIKSEKAPTFSKDYLEYDGHFYIIGEGHKSFIAEKQSDDDNYILTLAAIAKELNARELTSARVHLAAGLPLKWVQAQRESFRQYLMQNKIVQFRYKGRQYEVEIAGCTVMPQCYSAVAENLKDFKGMNLLADIGNGTMNIMYLNNGRAMESKSWTEKLGVFQCMQRIRNKVLDETGTNLMNEVIENYLRTGETDIAEPYASLMKEAAVSYVQEIFQKLKDYEYNESLMQLHFMGGGARIVEVVGEYNRERTHFNHDICATAKGYEYYCYMILRHNKKCS, encoded by the coding sequence ATGGCGAATATAAGAGAATATAACATGAATGGAACATTGATTTTAGGAATTGATCATGGATATGGGAATATCAAAACAGCACACAGGGTATTTCCAACAGCGCTGATCAAGAGTGAGAAAGCGCCAACTTTCAGTAAAGATTATTTGGAGTATGATGGACATTTCTATATTATCGGGGAAGGTCATAAGAGCTTTATCGCTGAAAAGCAGTCGGATGATGATAATTATATCCTGACGCTTGCGGCAATTGCAAAAGAACTGAACGCAAGGGAATTAACCTCTGCCAGAGTGCATCTTGCAGCAGGACTTCCGTTGAAGTGGGTGCAGGCGCAGAGAGAATCTTTCCGTCAATATCTGATGCAGAATAAGATTGTGCAATTTCGTTATAAAGGCAGACAGTACGAGGTTGAGATTGCCGGATGTACGGTCATGCCGCAATGCTATTCTGCGGTGGCGGAAAACTTGAAAGATTTTAAAGGGATGAATTTACTTGCCGACATTGGCAACGGAACAATGAACATCATGTATTTAAACAATGGAAGGGCGATGGAGAGTAAATCATGGACAGAGAAACTCGGTGTTTTCCAGTGCATGCAGCGTATCCGCAATAAGGTGCTGGACGAAACGGGAACAAACCTGATGAACGAGGTCATTGAAAATTATCTGAGGACAGGGGAAACGGATATTGCAGAGCCTTATGCCTCACTCATGAAAGAAGCAGCAGTTTCCTATGTACAGGAGATTTTTCAGAAGCTGAAGGATTATGAATATAATGAAAGCCTTATGCAGCTTCACTTTATGGGCGGCGGCGCAAGAATCGTGGAAGTTGTCGGGGAATATAACCGGGAGAGGACGCATTTTAATCACGATATCTGTGCGACTGCAAAGGGATATGAATATTACTGTTACATGATTTTGCGCCACAACAAAAAGTGCAGCTAG
- a CDS encoding relaxase/mobilization nuclease domain-containing protein produces the protein MAEVYGNVNVNYSYCKSVAQLKSAADYILGTKKEQIKEGIQKTRADLYGAFGCNRDNFANSLLITRKMHDKKYSRYKQKDILAQKMSISFHPDDNDKLTYEEADKIAREFAHKFFWSKGYEAMWAVHMDTEHIHVHFIVSNCNLKDGKSFRRGMPELKEMSQFFGEQCMERGLTHSVRDTFYNEERTQERKSFAECQMQKHDKLSFKEEIKTYVRLAMNSTETRTLADVVEMLKKIYLMDIRLKGNTISYALPYHAGKAGKAQAVRGSKLGNRFTVAGIRQYMQEKEQKQVEYRRTMQDIEEAKQYLDDYEEWSEERGKADKSEYVSPYSESVWGKESEMTVEADKKSGRNISFYEAFDRFQVDNDVNENDEEIFYGSVFQEFNEQWQGKKEAVLEKKSEIIRQEDIDFSKLSLEERAKLLPPPTSNQMTELKEYQKRMGYDEGKIKSMKYKMTVYDEFLKEYEYRKKHCGVMDNIQKKRRGRER, from the coding sequence ATGGCAGAGGTTTATGGAAATGTCAATGTGAATTACAGTTACTGCAAATCTGTCGCACAGTTAAAAAGTGCGGCAGATTATATTCTTGGAACGAAAAAAGAACAGATAAAAGAAGGAATCCAAAAGACAAGAGCGGATCTGTACGGAGCGTTTGGATGTAACAGGGATAATTTTGCTAACAGTCTGCTGATAACAAGGAAAATGCACGATAAAAAATATTCTCGTTACAAGCAGAAAGATATTCTGGCGCAAAAGATGTCGATTTCTTTTCATCCGGATGATAACGATAAGCTGACCTATGAGGAAGCAGATAAGATAGCAAGGGAATTTGCACATAAATTCTTTTGGAGCAAAGGATATGAAGCAATGTGGGCGGTGCATATGGACACAGAGCATATCCATGTGCATTTTATTGTGAGCAACTGTAATCTGAAGGATGGTAAATCTTTCCGCAGGGGAATGCCGGAATTGAAAGAGATGTCGCAGTTTTTCGGGGAACAGTGCATGGAGCGGGGGCTGACACATTCGGTCAGGGATACATTCTATAATGAGGAACGGACGCAGGAACGGAAAAGTTTTGCGGAATGCCAGATGCAGAAGCATGATAAGTTGTCTTTTAAGGAAGAGATCAAGACTTATGTAAGACTGGCAATGAACAGCACTGAAACAAGAACGCTTGCGGATGTGGTGGAGATGTTAAAGAAAATATATCTCATGGATATACGATTAAAAGGGAATACCATTAGTTATGCACTTCCGTACCATGCGGGTAAAGCAGGAAAAGCGCAGGCGGTCAGGGGAAGCAAGCTTGGGAACCGTTTTACAGTGGCAGGGATCAGACAGTATATGCAGGAGAAAGAGCAGAAACAGGTGGAATACAGGCGTACCATGCAGGATATTGAGGAAGCAAAGCAGTATCTTGATGATTATGAGGAATGGAGCGAGGAGAGAGGAAAAGCGGATAAATCAGAATATGTTTCTCCATATTCTGAGAGTGTTTGGGGTAAAGAATCGGAGATGACGGTAGAAGCAGATAAAAAGAGTGGCAGGAATATTTCATTTTACGAAGCCTTCGACCGTTTTCAGGTAGATAATGACGTGAATGAGAATGATGAAGAAATCTTTTATGGAAGTGTTTTTCAAGAGTTCAATGAACAGTGGCAGGGTAAAAAAGAAGCTGTTTTAGAGAAAAAATCAGAAATTATCAGACAAGAAGATATAGATTTTTCAAAGCTTTCCCTAGAAGAACGTGCAAAGCTGCTTCCACCACCGACAAGCAATCAAATGACAGAATTAAAAGAGTATCAGAAGCGGATGGGATATGATGAAGGCAAAATAAAAAGTATGAAATATAAGATGACAGTCTATGATGAGTTCTTGAAAGAGTATGAGTATCGGAAAAAACATTGCGGAGTAATGGATAATATTCAGAAAAAGCGAAGAGGTAGGGAACGATGA
- a CDS encoding helix-turn-helix transcriptional regulator — protein sequence MAFSEIIKCIRKELGITQEELAHELNVSFSTINRWENGHRVPKRLAIVCLIEFCKKNTVGMNVISELEKF from the coding sequence ATGGCATTTAGTGAGATAATTAAGTGTATTAGAAAAGAATTGGGAATTACACAAGAAGAACTGGCTCATGAATTGAATGTAAGTTTTTCTACGATTAATAGATGGGAAAATGGACACAGAGTTCCTAAAAGATTAGCAATCGTATGTTTAATAGAATTTTGCAAAAAGAATACTGTAGGTATGAATGTGATTTCGGAATTAGAAAAATTTTAG
- a CDS encoding AAA family ATPase, with the protein MARADLLKKLFSSFKQDNKEMFYAVATEIIEDEKKKNHGILADDLKLILNGNYKKKSVNTFSVNTPRDKDKDMPLIEIIYPEKYFSDLIVSENRIIQLQQIIKEFNNWDILVSNGVFPIRRALFYGPPGCGKTLAAQALAGEIGIPMLYVRFDALISSYLGETASNISKVFDYAKKDSWLIFFDEFDAIGRSRNDNTEHGEIKRVVNAFLQQIDNYKGHSLIIAATNFEQSLDYAIWRRFDETIRFDMPSNDEKMKLFELRMKRFKGPVHVLEQYLNELEMFSHSDIEKVCQIIMKQCILDGKKIYTKSDIEQAVKKQEKNVSLRKTRY; encoded by the coding sequence ATGGCTAGAGCCGATTTATTAAAAAAATTATTTAGTAGTTTTAAGCAGGATAATAAAGAAATGTTTTATGCTGTGGCAACAGAAATAATTGAAGATGAAAAAAAGAAAAACCATGGTATATTGGCAGACGATTTGAAATTAATTTTGAATGGAAATTATAAAAAGAAAAGTGTAAATACTTTTTCTGTAAACACTCCAAGAGATAAAGATAAAGATATGCCCTTAATTGAAATAATATATCCGGAAAAATATTTTTCGGATTTGATTGTTTCGGAAAATAGAATTATTCAATTGCAACAGATAATAAAAGAATTTAATAACTGGGATATATTAGTAAGCAACGGGGTCTTTCCTATAAGAAGAGCATTGTTCTATGGACCGCCGGGATGTGGTAAAACGTTAGCAGCACAAGCTCTAGCGGGAGAAATAGGGATTCCAATGCTATATGTAAGATTTGATGCATTAATTTCATCATATTTAGGAGAGACTGCAAGCAATATTAGTAAAGTATTTGACTATGCAAAAAAGGATAGTTGGTTGATTTTTTTTGATGAATTTGATGCGATTGGAAGAAGTCGTAATGATAATACAGAGCATGGAGAAATAAAAAGAGTTGTTAATGCCTTTCTGCAGCAAATTGATAATTATAAAGGACACTCATTAATTATTGCAGCAACTAATTTTGAACAGTCATTGGATTATGCGATTTGGAGACGGTTTGATGAAACTATACGCTTTGATATGCCCTCCAATGATGAAAAAATGAAGTTGTTTGAACTAAGAATGAAGAGATTTAAAGGACCTGTACATGTTTTGGAACAATATCTGAATGAACTGGAGATGTTTTCGCATTCAGATATTGAAAAAGTTTGCCAAATAATAATGAAGCAATGCATATTGGACGGAAAAAAAATTTATACAAAAAGCGATATTGAGCAAGCAGTAAAGAAGCAGGAAAAAAATGTTTCTTTGAGAAAAACTCGATATTAA
- a CDS encoding S8 family peptidase, translating into MAEYNHIEIMREEMVRPYKFPPYKNAPHPPVRNRKQHGEELKIQLETSLNEILVKRRDIGIQSENLVVLELMSDALSPKRLEDLVRKFNMYLVEETDIPNSNKSKLVVQFENVNDIQAFNHERNLWEEDDESESIMTYAQRRDIFCCIDTIRTVTREDRIGVRLKEYFTNAALFPTGLFVVNIDVWFNGEKTTALEVEGQIRDVLGTGGSKLLGDLFQTPSLLLGRVLVNEFTLNALLDMDIIAMIELPFSKVSSEPFELLKSDYEPIVQDELTDEAPLAAVLDSGVYTGNPLLEHVVVAEEEFDMTENTTTDMNGHGTGVAGIVVYGDFDKCLQTNIFKPLVRICNGKIMHDEEGEPCFPLDKRPEQMVKEAIEYFHDEFGCRIFNLSVGDREQLYCGGRQFAWAEMLDALSRELDIVIVISAGNLDNPELAEFISREQLMEQCRDQLFQKEHRLIAPATSALGITVGSITRFDEPSAIPHGIARISVGKKDYLSVFTRIGKGVNKAIKPDFVDYGGNFAVSQFTRGRNQWFKKDMRLLEPTLNNGNDKIFKGYCGTSFSAPHVTHIAARIERALEKQLNEKPSANLIRSLLVNSARCTEDMIEWGEKSKDGLYTGKDNPKQERRLRLYGFGKADESVLYSDYNRVTLFAEDRLSLRSFHLYKIPMPKEFLLTKADKTISISLAYNPITRLSRKDYLTNNLWFEVFRKIDEETLVQYKAKKESGQDNEDDLDKFPNQYKADFSPGYKEISKGTLQQRIWKKKARGGKDLLWDVNDPYIYILVTGKERFKYAEQEMPQDYALAITFSYDGEEDIKLYDRLNANVRVRRRQEERARDRARQK; encoded by the coding sequence ATGGCAGAATATAATCATATTGAAATAATGCGAGAAGAAATGGTACGACCGTATAAGTTTCCGCCATATAAAAATGCACCACATCCACCTGTACGCAATAGGAAGCAACATGGAGAGGAACTGAAAATACAATTGGAGACATCATTAAATGAGATTTTAGTTAAAAGACGTGATATTGGAATTCAGTCTGAAAATCTTGTTGTCTTGGAATTAATGAGTGATGCGCTTTCACCTAAGCGACTTGAAGATTTGGTGCGCAAATTTAATATGTATTTAGTAGAAGAAACTGATATACCAAATAGTAATAAGTCCAAACTTGTAGTTCAATTTGAAAATGTGAATGACATACAGGCGTTTAATCATGAAAGAAATTTATGGGAAGAAGATGATGAAAGTGAATCTATTATGACATATGCGCAGAGAAGAGACATATTTTGCTGTATAGATACCATAAGAACAGTAACAAGAGAAGACAGAATAGGAGTCAGGTTAAAAGAGTATTTTACAAATGCTGCCTTATTTCCAACGGGATTATTTGTTGTGAATATAGATGTTTGGTTTAATGGAGAAAAAACGACAGCACTTGAAGTTGAAGGGCAAATTAGGGATGTCTTAGGAACTGGAGGAAGTAAGCTGTTAGGGGATTTATTTCAGACACCAAGTTTACTTTTGGGAAGAGTATTAGTGAATGAATTTACGCTAAATGCTTTATTAGATATGGATATTATTGCAATGATAGAATTGCCATTTAGTAAGGTTTCTTCAGAACCATTTGAATTATTGAAGTCAGATTATGAACCTATTGTACAGGACGAATTAACAGATGAAGCACCATTGGCGGCAGTTTTGGATTCAGGAGTGTATACTGGAAACCCGTTATTAGAGCATGTAGTTGTTGCCGAGGAAGAGTTTGATATGACGGAAAATACAACAACAGATATGAATGGACATGGTACGGGAGTTGCAGGCATTGTAGTGTATGGAGACTTTGATAAATGCCTGCAGACCAATATTTTTAAGCCATTGGTTAGGATTTGTAATGGAAAAATAATGCATGATGAAGAGGGAGAGCCTTGTTTCCCATTGGACAAAAGACCAGAGCAAATGGTAAAAGAAGCAATAGAATATTTTCATGACGAATTTGGATGTAGAATATTCAATTTATCTGTTGGAGACAGAGAACAGCTGTATTGTGGTGGACGGCAGTTTGCATGGGCAGAAATGCTGGATGCGTTATCACGAGAGTTGGATATTGTCATTGTTATAAGTGCAGGAAATTTAGATAATCCGGAGTTGGCGGAATTTATTTCACGTGAACAGTTAATGGAACAATGTCGTGATCAGTTATTTCAGAAGGAACATAGGCTTATTGCTCCAGCAACATCAGCATTAGGAATAACTGTTGGATCTATAACCAGATTTGATGAGCCATCTGCGATTCCTCATGGGATTGCAAGAATTTCTGTTGGTAAGAAAGATTATCTATCTGTGTTTACCAGAATAGGAAAAGGAGTAAATAAAGCAATAAAACCTGATTTTGTTGATTATGGTGGGAATTTTGCCGTTTCACAGTTTACGAGGGGAAGAAATCAATGGTTTAAAAAAGATATGAGATTGTTGGAGCCTACACTGAATAATGGTAATGATAAAATATTTAAGGGATATTGTGGAACAAGTTTTTCTGCTCCGCATGTTACACATATAGCAGCAAGAATAGAAAGAGCATTAGAAAAACAATTGAATGAGAAGCCGTCTGCAAACTTGATACGTTCATTATTAGTAAATTCAGCAAGATGTACGGAAGATATGATTGAATGGGGCGAGAAATCTAAAGATGGATTATATACAGGTAAAGATAATCCCAAACAAGAAAGAAGACTTCGGCTGTATGGGTTTGGAAAAGCCGATGAAAGTGTATTATATTCCGATTATAACAGAGTGACATTATTTGCGGAGGACAGGCTTTCATTACGCTCTTTTCATCTTTATAAAATACCAATGCCTAAAGAGTTTTTGCTGACGAAGGCAGATAAAACTATTTCAATCAGTTTGGCATATAATCCCATAACAAGACTTAGCAGAAAGGATTATTTAACAAATAATTTGTGGTTTGAGGTTTTTAGGAAGATAGATGAAGAGACGTTAGTTCAGTATAAGGCAAAAAAGGAGTCAGGGCAAGACAACGAAGATGATTTGGATAAATTTCCAAATCAATATAAAGCGGATTTTTCTCCGGGATATAAGGAAATTAGTAAAGGAACATTGCAACAACGTATTTGGAAAAAGAAAGCCAGAGGTGGGAAGGATTTACTTTGGGACGTAAATGATCCATACATATATATTTTGGTTACTGGTAAAGAAAGATTTAAGTATGCCGAACAGGAAATGCCGCAGGATTACGCATTGGCTATTACTTTTTCTTATGACGGTGAAGAAGATATTAAATTATATGACAGATTAAACGCAAATGTCAGAGTGAGAAGGCGTCAGGAAGAGAGGGCACGCGACAGAGCAAGGCAAAAGTGA
- a CDS encoding class I SAM-dependent DNA methyltransferase, whose amino-acid sequence MATGTTNIGFEEKLWQAADKLRSNMDAAEYKHVVLGLIFLKYVSDSFEEKYQQLLAEGYGDEEDRDEYIAENIFYVPIDARWSEIKKYATSTDIGKVIDHAMDAIEKENDSLKGVLTKNYSRQELDKTRLGELVTLFTNIEVGSTAAQERDVLGRVYEYFLSKFASAEGKLGGEFYTPSCIVRTLVSMIEPFEGQIFDPACGSGGMFCQSARFVREHQGNVRDISIFGQESNPTTWKLAKMNLAIRQLEANLGKHNADSFHDDQHKMLKANYILANPPFNISDWGGERLQEDIRWKYGIPPVGNANFAWLQHMLHHLNPAGGVCGTVLANGSLSSNTSNEGNIRTNMVKGDVVECIVAMPSQLFYSTGIPVSLWIMRKGKTEHSKNKVLFIDARKLGHMIDRKVRELSEEDIRKIADTYQNWRQGKEYEDIQGFCKEALLAEIGEQDYILTPGRYVGIEQEEENGEPFEEKMQRLTSELSGLFAKSRELEDEIRNKLGAIGYEL is encoded by the coding sequence ATGGCAACAGGGACTACGAATATAGGATTCGAAGAGAAGCTGTGGCAGGCGGCGGATAAATTACGCTCTAATATGGATGCGGCAGAGTATAAACATGTAGTATTGGGGCTTATATTTTTAAAATATGTTTCTGATTCATTTGAAGAAAAATACCAACAATTATTAGCAGAAGGTTATGGAGATGAAGAAGATAGAGACGAATACATAGCAGAAAATATTTTCTATGTACCTATAGACGCTCGATGGAGTGAAATTAAAAAGTATGCCACCAGTACGGATATTGGCAAGGTTATAGATCATGCAATGGATGCAATAGAAAAAGAGAATGATTCATTAAAGGGGGTTTTGACTAAAAATTATTCCCGTCAAGAGTTGGACAAAACAAGACTTGGAGAACTTGTGACACTTTTTACGAATATTGAAGTTGGTTCAACAGCAGCGCAGGAAAGGGATGTTTTAGGCAGGGTATATGAATATTTTCTAAGTAAGTTCGCAAGCGCAGAGGGAAAACTGGGTGGAGAATTTTATACACCTTCTTGTATTGTTCGTACCCTTGTTTCAATGATAGAGCCATTTGAAGGACAGATTTTTGATCCGGCTTGCGGAAGTGGTGGTATGTTTTGTCAGTCGGCACGGTTTGTCAGGGAACATCAGGGAAATGTCAGGGATATTTCTATTTTTGGGCAGGAGAGCAACCCTACTACATGGAAATTGGCAAAGATGAATTTGGCAATTAGGCAGTTGGAGGCGAATCTTGGAAAGCATAATGCAGATTCGTTCCACGACGATCAACATAAGATGTTAAAAGCAAATTACATATTGGCGAATCCGCCGTTCAATATTTCAGATTGGGGCGGAGAACGGTTACAAGAAGATATTCGTTGGAAATATGGCATTCCTCCTGTTGGAAATGCGAATTTCGCTTGGCTTCAACATATGTTGCATCATTTGAATCCGGCAGGTGGTGTGTGCGGCACAGTTTTAGCGAATGGTTCTTTGAGTTCAAATACATCAAATGAGGGAAATATCCGTACAAATATGGTAAAAGGTGATGTTGTGGAATGTATCGTAGCGATGCCAAGTCAGCTTTTTTATTCTACAGGTATTCCGGTTTCACTGTGGATTATGCGGAAGGGAAAGACAGAACACTCCAAAAATAAAGTGCTTTTTATTGATGCAAGAAAATTAGGGCATATGATAGACCGGAAAGTCAGGGAACTGTCGGAAGAAGATATTAGAAAGATTGCGGATACATATCAGAATTGGAGACAGGGAAAAGAATATGAGGATATTCAGGGCTTTTGTAAGGAAGCATTATTAGCGGAGATTGGAGAGCAGGATTACATTTTAACGCCGGGGCGATATGTGGGGATAGAGCAGGAAGAAGAGAACGGAGAGCCATTTGAGGAAAAAATGCAGAGGCTGACTTCGGAACTGTCAGGATTGTTTGCAAAATCGCGTGAGTTGGAAGATGAAATAAGGAATAAATTGGGGGCGATTGGGTATGAACTTTGA
- a CDS encoding restriction endonuclease subunit S, protein MAKWFPKRLDEIVEFNPRETIKKGVIAKKIAMDKLQPFCRDITEFELESFSGGTKFRNGDTIMARITPCLENGKTAKVNILDDGEVGFGSTEYIVFRAREGVDADFVYYLISSPLVREPAIKSMVGSSGRQRVQTDVVQGITVMVPTLEEQEAIAGILKLLDDKIAVNRKINHNLEQQVQSYFQELFVDNVAPEWITGTISDFGAVVGGSTPSKAKPEYYTKSGIAWITPKDLSINKSKFISHGENDITDLGLKNSSATIMPKGTVLFSSRAPIGYIAIAAGEVTTNQGFKSIVPKLEIGTAFVYFFLKRNLSIIEGMASGSTFKEVSGSTMKNIPAVIPDNETLAKFNDFCAPIFAQQQVLEEQSQSLVILRDNLLPKLMSGEVDVSDILL, encoded by the coding sequence ATGGCAAAATGGTTTCCAAAAAGATTAGATGAAATTGTTGAATTCAATCCCCGTGAAACAATTAAAAAAGGTGTCATTGCAAAGAAAATTGCAATGGATAAATTACAGCCCTTTTGTAGGGATATCACAGAATTTGAATTAGAATCTTTTTCAGGCGGTACAAAATTCCGAAATGGTGACACTATTATGGCAAGAATAACACCATGTTTGGAAAATGGGAAAACGGCTAAAGTTAATATTTTAGATGATGGAGAAGTTGGTTTTGGCTCTACCGAGTATATTGTTTTTAGGGCAAGAGAAGGAGTAGATGCAGATTTTGTATATTATTTGATATCTAGCCCATTAGTTAGAGAACCGGCAATTAAGTCAATGGTAGGATCTTCTGGAAGGCAGAGGGTTCAAACGGATGTGGTTCAGGGCATAACAGTGATGGTTCCGACGTTGGAGGAACAGGAAGCCATCGCAGGTATTCTAAAATTGTTGGATGATAAAATTGCGGTAAATAGAAAAATAAACCATAATTTAGAGCAACAAGTTCAATCTTATTTTCAAGAATTATTTGTTGATAATGTTGCCCCTGAGTGGATTACCGGTACAATCAGCGATTTCGGTGCTGTTGTTGGAGGTAGTACGCCTTCTAAAGCCAAACCAGAGTATTACACTAAGTCTGGAATTGCATGGATAACGCCGAAGGATCTATCCATCAATAAGTCAAAGTTCATCTCCCATGGTGAAAATGACATCACTGACCTTGGCTTAAAGAACAGTAGTGCAACCATCATGCCCAAAGGAACTGTTTTATTCTCATCTCGTGCGCCAATAGGTTACATTGCTATCGCTGCTGGTGAAGTAACGACAAATCAGGGTTTCAAATCGATTGTACCTAAACTGGAGATTGGAACAGCTTTTGTGTATTTCTTTTTGAAACGCAATCTCTCGATTATTGAAGGTATGGCTTCGGGATCTACCTTCAAAGAAGTTTCTGGCAGCACAATGAAAAACATTCCTGCGGTCATTCCTGATAATGAAACACTTGCCAAATTTAATGATTTTTGTGCTCCTATATTTGCGCAACAGCAAGTTTTAGAAGAGCAAAGTCAATCACTTGTAATATTGAGAGATAATTTGCTACCAAAGCTGATGTCTGGCGAGGTCGATGTCTCCGACATCCTGCTCTAA